In the Candidatus Woesearchaeota archaeon genome, one interval contains:
- a CDS encoding LD-carboxypeptidase, translating to MKSNSRIIAPSKKISKHELIKGIQRLHKIGFIPKYNSDITSSDIYFAGTLQRRVLEIETALLEVKNPFIFCARGGYASMELLSHINPKLIKKSKKTIIGHSDITALLLGFYKKGFQGNLIHGPNICTKNWIENSVSEKLLIDCLTNKPYKINLKNHTHILNEKSFNGHIIGGNLRIICHMIGTEYEIDTNKKILFLEDVNERPAAIYNMLLHLKLAGKLKNIKALLIGNFQKSRNYLKLLEKFIKTLKIPIIYELRLGHQNNIIPIRLGDYVHYNTLTKNLSFKNNKQTKK from the coding sequence ATGAAGTCTAATAGTCGAATAATCGCACCATCAAAAAAAATTTCTAAACACGAATTAATTAAGGGAATACAAAGATTACATAAAATAGGATTTATCCCAAAATATAATTCAGATATTACTAGTTCAGATATTTATTTTGCAGGCACTTTGCAACGTCGTGTATTAGAAATCGAAACTGCACTTTTAGAAGTAAAAAATCCATTTATTTTTTGCGCTCGCGGAGGATATGCTTCTATGGAACTTCTCTCACACATTAATCCGAAGCTAATAAAAAAATCAAAAAAAACAATCATAGGCCATAGCGATATTACAGCATTACTCCTCGGTTTTTATAAAAAAGGATTTCAAGGCAATTTAATACACGGACCTAATATTTGCACTAAAAACTGGATTGAAAATTCAGTATCAGAAAAGTTATTAATTGATTGTTTAACAAATAAACCATACAAAATTAATTTAAAAAATCACACCCACATTTTAAATGAAAAAAGTTTTAATGGACACATAATAGGGGGAAATTTAAGAATTATTTGCCACATGATTGGCACAGAATATGAAATTGATACTAACAAAAAAATATTATTTTTAGAAGATGTTAACGAAAGACCTGCCGCAATATATAATATGTTACTTCACCTAAAATTGGCAGGAAAGTTAAAAAATATTAAAGCATTACTTATAGGAAATTTTCAAAAATCAAGAAATTATTTAAAATTACTAGAAAAATTTATCAAAACTCTTAAAATACCAATTATTTATGAGCTTAGATTAGGCCACCAAAATAATATAATACCCATAAGGCTAGGAGATTATGTTCATTATAATACCTTAACAAAAAATTTATCTTTTAAAAACAATAAACAAACAAAAAAATAA
- a CDS encoding inositol monophosphatase — MKKSKLLKVAIKAARAAGKIILKNYGCATFEFKNDDSLVSNADKASEKKIKQIILKEFPDHGFCGEEFGCTNLSSDHVWFIDPIDGTTNYKIQLPYFNVSIGLVVNNESVVAVVFNPYTKEMFCAEKGKGAELNGKPIRVSRAKTLKGTVLDLGHRKTHKETREAVNIYSDLIKHKLRIRRLGSAALELAYVGAGRLDGCIMHGINSWDIAAGLLIVTESGGSVSDFKGKSATVNTSQLIASNGLVQNDLVKVVKKNVKFKKITSNKLKVKTISKNVRKKK; from the coding sequence ATGAAGAAATCAAAATTATTAAAAGTTGCAATTAAAGCAGCACGTGCTGCAGGAAAAATAATTCTAAAAAATTATGGTTGTGCAACATTTGAATTTAAAAACGATGATTCTTTGGTGAGCAATGCAGACAAAGCATCTGAAAAAAAGATTAAACAAATTATTTTAAAAGAATTTCCTGATCATGGTTTTTGTGGTGAAGAATTTGGGTGTACAAATTTAAGTTCGGATCATGTGTGGTTTATTGATCCTATCGACGGAACAACCAATTATAAAATTCAACTTCCTTATTTTAATGTGTCAATTGGTCTTGTAGTAAATAATGAAAGTGTTGTTGCAGTTGTTTTTAATCCTTACACTAAAGAGATGTTTTGTGCAGAAAAAGGCAAAGGCGCAGAATTAAATGGAAAACCAATTAGAGTGTCGCGTGCAAAAACACTAAAAGGAACTGTTCTTGATTTAGGTCATAGAAAAACCCATAAAGAAACTCGTGAAGCCGTAAATATTTATTCTGATTTAATTAAACATAAATTAAGAATTCGCAGGTTAGGTTCTGCGGCATTAGAACTTGCATATGTTGGTGCGGGAAGACTGGATGGGTGTATTATGCATGGTATTAATAGTTGGGATATTGCGGCAGGATTATTAATTGTAACTGAATCAGGGGGAAGTGTGAGTGATTTTAAAGGAAAATCTGCAACAGTTAATACTTCGCAATTAATAGCATCAAATGGTTTGGTGCAAAATGATTTAGTAAAAGTTGTTAAAAAAAATGTAAAGTTCAAAAAAATAACTTCTAATAAATTAAAAGTAAAAACAATTTCTAAAAACGTAAGAAAAAAGAAATAA
- a CDS encoding 2,3-bisphosphoglycerate-independent phosphoglycerate mutase → MTTKQSSKRGQSKINSSSKSVLIVLDGWGIRTSQVNNAIQKAKTPCFDSLWKKNSHMLLDASGPSVGLPKSVIGNSEVGHLHLGAGRVIPQELVLINRSIKNGSFFKNKALLKSITHVKKNKSKMHLLGLFSDAGVHAHINHLFAILKLMGSKGIKTVYFHPILDGRDVPPMSALKYFDLLGKKLRTLKIKVVISTIIGRYYGMDRDHRWHREHRAYESLVSKKDHRKKHPGFMSIKQIKNLIKDFYKKGITDEFIPPTITDNSTVDKNDSMIFFNFRGDRAREITKAFVQGKFLEFKRKKIFDLDFVCLAQYDKKIKAPVAFPPSLPKNTLGEILFKNNKSQLRIAETEKYAHVTFFFNGGKETPFKKEDRIIIPSRKVKTYDETPQMRANEITKKVVSQIKNKSQDFILINFSNPDMVGHTGYLDAAINAVQITDACLEKVMKVAKLNNYNIIVTADHGNAEEMAGVHKTSHTTNKVPLILILEENNKFSNNNIKLTKKKSSIANVAPTILKLMDLPIPNEMSYPLF, encoded by the coding sequence ATGACAACTAAACAGAGTTCTAAGCGCGGGCAGTCTAAAATAAATTCTAGTTCCAAATCTGTGCTAATTGTTCTGGACGGTTGGGGAATAAGAACTAGCCAAGTAAATAATGCGATTCAAAAAGCTAAAACTCCTTGTTTTGATTCTCTTTGGAAAAAAAATTCTCATATGTTACTTGACGCAAGTGGGCCAAGTGTTGGGCTCCCAAAATCAGTAATTGGAAATAGTGAAGTAGGTCATCTTCATCTTGGTGCTGGAAGAGTAATTCCTCAAGAATTAGTTTTAATTAATAGGTCAATTAAAAATGGTTCATTTTTCAAAAATAAAGCACTTCTTAAATCAATTACGCACGTTAAAAAAAATAAAAGTAAAATGCATTTGTTGGGTTTATTTAGTGATGCAGGAGTTCATGCACACATTAATCATTTATTCGCAATTCTAAAATTAATGGGGTCAAAAGGGATTAAAACGGTTTATTTTCACCCTATTCTCGACGGTAGAGATGTACCTCCAATGAGCGCTTTAAAATATTTTGATTTATTAGGAAAAAAATTACGCACTTTAAAAATTAAAGTAGTAATTTCAACAATTATTGGCAGGTATTATGGTATGGATAGGGATCATAGGTGGCACAGAGAACATAGGGCGTATGAATCCTTGGTGAGTAAAAAAGATCATCGTAAAAAACATCCTGGATTTATGTCAATTAAACAGATTAAAAATTTAATAAAAGATTTTTATAAAAAAGGAATTACTGATGAGTTTATTCCTCCAACAATAACTGATAATTCAACAGTTGATAAAAATGACTCGATGATATTTTTTAATTTCAGAGGAGATCGCGCAAGAGAAATAACCAAAGCGTTTGTTCAAGGAAAATTTCTTGAGTTTAAACGAAAAAAGATTTTCGATCTTGATTTTGTGTGTCTTGCTCAATATGATAAAAAAATTAAAGCACCTGTGGCGTTTCCTCCTTCCTTGCCTAAAAACACTTTGGGTGAAATTTTATTTAAAAATAATAAATCTCAATTAAGGATTGCTGAAACGGAAAAATATGCGCATGTTACTTTTTTCTTTAATGGGGGAAAAGAAACTCCATTCAAAAAAGAAGATCGAATAATTATTCCTAGTCGCAAAGTTAAAACTTATGATGAAACTCCTCAAATGAGAGCAAATGAAATAACTAAAAAGGTAGTTTCACAAATTAAAAATAAGTCTCAAGATTTTATTTTAATAAATTTTTCAAATCCGGATATGGTTGGACACACAGGATATCTTGATGCTGCAATTAATGCAGTTCAAATAACTGATGCTTGTTTAGAAAAAGTAATGAAAGTTGCAAAATTAAATAATTACAATATAATTGTTACTGCAGATCATGGCAATGCTGAAGAAATGGCAGGAGTTCATAAAACAAGTCATACTACAAATAAAGTTCCTTTAATTTTAATCCTTGAAGAAAATAATAAATTTTCAAATAATAACATAAAATTAACTAAGAAAAAAAGTAGTATTGCAAATGTTGCACCGACGATTCTTAAATTAATGGATCTTCCAATTCCTAATGAGATGTCATATCCTTTATTTTAA
- a CDS encoding Lrp/AsnC family transcriptional regulator produces MVVTRILDEVSELPKLDLKDRKIIGLLVNNCRLTFSELAKKVMLSRDAVRYRINRMQELGVIQKFTILSKYSLFDYKHFKVYLQIVELESSKEKELFDYLKKNPNFLNIIEYSDKWELELAVYSKTVDEFDEVLNDFLTKFSDLVENMEIFHVIKNYSYVNIPREFVKQKIEEPPEIENLDKPKKHKELGQDDIKLDETDRNLMNLLAKNGRESLYALAEKLSVSADTVNYRIKKLVDKGVIQQFSTIINWSLIGYQFYTLFLNMKYMTKEDEMKFKQLVRMHPNIVRAMKTMGDYNIVLKVVARNQKGFHDTIRKIRLEFKDRVKNYDTLISYREQKFEVFASLL; encoded by the coding sequence ATGGTTGTAACAAGAATACTGGATGAAGTTTCTGAGCTTCCTAAGCTCGACCTAAAAGATAGGAAAATTATTGGGTTGTTAGTTAATAATTGTCGTTTAACATTTTCTGAGCTTGCAAAAAAAGTGATGTTATCACGAGATGCAGTTAGGTATAGAATTAATCGCATGCAAGAATTAGGAGTTATACAAAAATTCACAATTTTATCTAAATATTCTTTATTTGATTATAAGCATTTTAAGGTATATTTGCAAATTGTCGAATTAGAGTCAAGCAAAGAAAAAGAATTATTTGATTATCTTAAAAAAAATCCTAATTTTCTAAATATTATAGAATATAGTGATAAATGGGAGCTTGAATTGGCGGTTTATTCTAAAACTGTTGATGAATTTGATGAAGTATTAAATGATTTTTTAACAAAGTTTTCTGATCTAGTTGAAAATATGGAAATTTTTCATGTTATCAAAAATTATTCCTATGTTAACATACCAAGAGAATTTGTAAAACAAAAAATTGAAGAGCCACCTGAAATCGAAAATTTGGATAAACCAAAAAAGCATAAAGAATTAGGGCAAGATGATATTAAATTGGATGAAACTGATAGGAATTTAATGAATCTTCTCGCAAAAAATGGCAGGGAATCATTATATGCGTTAGCTGAAAAATTAAGTGTCAGTGCAGATACTGTTAATTACCGAATTAAAAAACTAGTGGACAAAGGCGTAATTCAACAATTTAGCACAATCATTAACTGGTCTTTAATAGGATATCAATTTTATACTTTATTTTTGAATATGAAATACATGACTAAAGAAGATGAGATGAAATTCAAGCAACTTGTAAGGATGCACCCAAATATTGTTCGTGCAATGAAAACAATGGGGGATTATAATATTGTGTTAAAAGTTGTTGCTAGAAATCAAAAGGGATTTCATGACACTATTCGTAAGATCCGTCTTGAATTTAAAGATCGAGTTAAAAATTATGACACATTAATTAGTTATAGGGAACAAAAATTTGAAGTGTTCGCATCATTGTTATAA
- the eno gene encoding phosphopyruvate hydratase translates to MSVRAAKDDFFIRKIFAREILDSRGNPTVEVTVFTKTHSATEEVPSGASTGIHEAWELRDGGKRYGGKGVLKAVNNVNTIINRKLKGFDVREPKKIDRALVDLDGTKNKSRLGANAILGVSLASYRLCSIVKNKKLYSIIGTKNRLPTPFFNVLNGGKHAENKLAFQEFMIAPKGKNFADSVRIGAETYHELKRVIGHKYGKDSTNVGDEGGFAPRIDCVEQALNLLVTAIDDLGYSKKIKIAMDAAASEFFHKGYYKVDGKRFSKNKFVDFYEELVKKYPIVSIEDPFDQDDFSGFSMLRQNKVLKRKKVQIVGDDLLVTSVDRVKLALDRNLCNALLLKVNQIGTVTEALAAAKLALKNDWNVMVSHRSGETTSTFISDLVVGLGSGQIKSGAPCRGERLAKYNRLMQIEVELGKRAKY, encoded by the coding sequence ATTTCTGTTAGGGCTGCAAAAGACGATTTTTTCATAAGAAAGATTTTTGCTAGAGAAATTCTTGATTCTAGAGGTAATCCTACAGTTGAAGTTACAGTATTTACAAAAACTCACTCTGCAACAGAAGAAGTACCAAGTGGTGCATCAACAGGGATTCATGAAGCGTGGGAACTAAGAGATGGTGGCAAACGGTACGGTGGTAAAGGAGTTTTAAAAGCAGTTAATAATGTTAATACAATTATAAATCGTAAATTAAAAGGTTTTGATGTTCGTGAACCTAAAAAAATAGATCGCGCATTAGTGGATTTGGATGGAACTAAAAACAAATCTCGACTTGGTGCGAATGCAATTTTAGGAGTTAGTTTGGCATCATATCGTCTTTGTTCCATTGTCAAAAATAAAAAGTTATATTCGATTATTGGTACTAAAAATCGCTTGCCAACTCCATTTTTCAATGTTTTAAATGGTGGGAAGCACGCAGAAAATAAATTGGCGTTTCAAGAATTTATGATTGCGCCTAAAGGGAAGAATTTTGCGGATAGTGTTCGTATTGGTGCCGAAACATATCACGAATTAAAAAGAGTTATTGGTCATAAGTATGGCAAGGATTCCACTAATGTTGGTGATGAAGGAGGGTTTGCTCCAAGAATTGATTGTGTTGAACAAGCATTAAATTTACTGGTGACTGCAATTGATGATTTAGGTTATTCTAAAAAAATTAAGATTGCAATGGATGCGGCAGCGTCTGAGTTTTTTCATAAAGGTTATTACAAAGTTGATGGAAAACGATTTTCGAAAAACAAATTTGTTGATTTTTATGAAGAGTTAGTTAAAAAATATCCTATTGTATCTATTGAAGATCCTTTTGATCAAGATGATTTTTCTGGCTTTTCTATGTTGCGACAAAATAAAGTTCTTAAGAGAAAAAAAGTTCAAATTGTTGGTGATGATTTGTTAGTTACGAGTGTTGATCGTGTTAAACTTGCACTTGACAGGAATTTATGCAATGCACTTTTGTTAAAGGTGAATCAAATTGGGACCGTAACAGAAGCATTAGCTGCTGCAAAGTTGGCGTTGAAAAATGATTGGAATGTGATGGTTAGTCATCGTAGTGGTGAGACTACTAGTACATTTATTTCGGATTTAGTTGTGGGTTTGGGTTCGGGTCAAATCAAATCTGGAGCGCCTTGTAGGGGAGAACGTTTAGCAAAATACAATAGGCTCATGCAAATAGAAGTGGAACTTGGTAAAAGAGCTAAGTATTAA
- a CDS encoding RNA-protein complex protein Nop10, whose product MARHILKCKSCDVYSMEADCPSCNAKTVNPAPAKFSPEDPYGSYRRKARKELLENDGRL is encoded by the coding sequence ATGGCGAGACATATACTTAAGTGCAAAAGTTGTGATGTTTATTCTATGGAGGCTGATTGCCCTTCTTGTAATGCGAAAACAGTTAATCCTGCTCCTGCTAAATTTAGTCCTGAAGATCCTTATGGTAGTTATCGTCGTAAGGCGAGAAAAGAACTTCTTGAAAATGATGGTCGTCTATAA
- a CDS encoding S1 RNA-binding domain-containing protein, translated as MLRQKTGLPEDGEILLCNVTKIYPHCVFVTIDDFGGKSGMIHIGEVSPGRIRNIHDYVKEGKKVICKVLKTDKERGHVDLSLRRVTETQRRAKVDEIKQEQKAEKIIEFVAGELKLNVKDIYKTLCDKILNDYDNIYPCFEDYISDDSALDDYKLPENIMKLLGVTIKQRIKPSIKFASGEFKIKLFTPDGIETIKKVLTESLKKAKDSMIKYKGGGAYILEVSDTDYKSVEKKLKAVTEYVIEGIEKVDGYAEFKRIEQKS; from the coding sequence ATGTTAAGACAAAAAACTGGCTTGCCAGAGGATGGGGAAATTCTTCTTTGTAATGTTACTAAAATTTATCCGCATTGTGTTTTTGTAACCATTGATGATTTTGGTGGTAAAAGTGGTATGATTCACATTGGGGAAGTATCTCCTGGTAGAATTAGAAATATTCACGATTATGTTAAAGAGGGTAAAAAAGTTATTTGTAAAGTTCTTAAAACTGATAAAGAACGAGGTCATGTTGATTTAAGTTTAAGGAGAGTTACTGAAACTCAAAGACGTGCGAAAGTCGACGAGATTAAGCAAGAACAAAAGGCTGAAAAAATTATTGAGTTTGTTGCAGGAGAGTTAAAGCTAAATGTTAAAGATATTTACAAAACTCTTTGTGATAAGATTTTAAATGATTATGATAATATTTATCCGTGTTTTGAAGATTATATTTCTGATGACTCTGCACTGGATGATTATAAACTTCCTGAAAATATTATGAAGTTACTTGGCGTTACAATTAAACAAAGAATTAAACCTTCTATTAAATTTGCATCAGGAGAATTCAAAATTAAACTTTTCACTCCAGATGGTATTGAAACAATTAAAAAAGTTCTTACTGAATCTTTGAAAAAAGCAAAAGATTCAATGATTAAATATAAGGGCGGTGGCGCATATATTTTAGAAGTTTCAGATACTGATTACAAAAGTGTTGAGAAAAAATTAAAAGCGGTTACAGAATATGTGATTGAGGGAATTGAAAAAGTTGATGGTTATGCTGAATTCAAGCGAATTGAGCAAAAGTCTTAA
- a CDS encoding 30S ribosomal protein S27e — protein sequence MRVKDPSSRFIKVRCPKCKNEQIMFGKTASTVKCLVCDKPLAESTGGKSKVKARILEVLE from the coding sequence ATGAGAGTTAAAGATCCATCATCAAGATTTATAAAAGTTCGATGTCCTAAATGTAAGAATGAACAGATTATGTTTGGAAAAACTGCATCTACCGTTAAATGTTTAGTTTGTGATAAGCCTTTGGCTGAAAGTACTGGTGGAAAGTCCAAAGTTAAGGCAAGAATCCTTGAGGTTCTTGAGTAA
- a CDS encoding radical SAM protein, which yields MAILEFEDMSFEKFENQIRIVFLKNYECFIPIDELTKIGEFEIFPNKIELKNINENIAERKFNNLLTRAFQNLTNTITKKKTIYVHKQSKIPLKGTIYFGVVDRGSDMLDVRPLTGCNLNCVFCSVDEGISSKKTTDYVVEKDYLIQELKELIKFKQKQTEENIPYSVFINPLGEPLLYPKLVELIADIKKINGIKLISIMTNAELLTPKKADELINSGLNQLNISIHSLDPEKGKKIMGTNNYSTEKIKKTILYIREKYPLVKIILAPVFMKKSNEEDIKQIIKFGQDNGCDTGIQNFLRYKTGRNMLKTKEVKFIKFFEMLKQWETEFKIELIKNYKLTKTPQYDRAFKKGEIVKAEIIAPGRLPGEVLAKANNVLITVTDVKNNSGFLKVKIVRIKDGLYLGIHA from the coding sequence ATGGCAATATTAGAATTTGAAGATATGAGTTTTGAAAAATTTGAGAATCAAATTAGAATTGTTTTTCTTAAAAATTATGAATGCTTCATCCCAATAGATGAACTAACGAAAATAGGCGAGTTTGAAATTTTTCCAAATAAAATAGAACTGAAAAATATTAATGAAAATATTGCTGAGAGAAAATTTAATAACTTACTTACTCGCGCATTTCAAAATTTAACAAACACAATAACTAAGAAAAAAACAATTTATGTTCACAAACAAAGTAAAATACCCTTGAAAGGCACAATTTATTTTGGAGTTGTTGACCGAGGAAGTGATATGTTAGATGTGAGACCACTTACTGGCTGTAATCTTAATTGCGTATTTTGCTCAGTTGATGAAGGCATAAGCTCAAAAAAAACAACTGATTATGTAGTGGAAAAAGATTATTTAATACAAGAACTTAAAGAATTAATAAAATTTAAACAAAAACAAACAGAAGAAAATATCCCATACTCAGTATTTATCAATCCCCTCGGAGAACCATTACTTTATCCGAAACTAGTTGAACTAATTGCAGATATTAAAAAAATAAACGGAATTAAATTAATTTCAATTATGACTAATGCAGAATTATTAACTCCCAAAAAAGCAGATGAATTAATTAATTCAGGACTCAATCAATTAAATATTTCAATACATTCATTGGATCCTGAAAAAGGGAAAAAAATAATGGGAACAAATAATTACTCCACTGAAAAAATTAAAAAAACTATTTTATACATAAGAGAAAAATACCCTTTAGTGAAAATCATACTCGCACCAGTTTTTATGAAAAAATCAAATGAAGAAGACATAAAACAAATAATTAAATTTGGACAAGATAATGGTTGCGACACAGGAATTCAAAATTTCTTACGATACAAAACAGGCAGAAATATGCTTAAAACAAAAGAAGTTAAATTCATTAAATTCTTTGAGATGTTAAAACAATGGGAAACTGAATTTAAAATAGAACTTATAAAAAATTATAAATTAACCAAAACACCCCAATATGATCGAGCGTTCAAAAAAGGGGAAATTGTTAAAGCTGAAATTATTGCTCCGGGAAGATTGCCTGGCGAAGTTCTTGCAAAAGCCAACAATGTTTTAATAACTGTAACTGATGTTAAAAATAATTCAGGATTTCTAAAAGTAAAAATTGTCAGAATTAAAGATGGACTTTATTTAGGAATTCATGCGTAA
- the dusB gene encoding tRNA dihydrouridine synthase DusB, giving the protein MNNKNQNASKKMSKKLPKFKSNAFLAPMAGVTDVAFRTLCRKMGCGLAVTEMISANALSRMNKTTMQMIDTQKEETPRCIQLFGQNVETLVKSAKYCEDKCEIIDLNFGCPASKIIKQGAGSALMERPAKVLEIVKAVSKSVNIPVSCKIRSGISTRKINCIEIAKACEEGGAQMIIVHPRTQKQGYSGRSNWELIKKVKDEVNSDIVVVGNGDVATLSDYELMKKETNCDHVMIGRGAMGNPFIFSKIKLKKGFEVSSKLKYDAFTKYVTLANKFGIGINSIKLHAQSFTKGEKKSGRVRLAISKSQKIEKIEKLMEEFFDE; this is encoded by the coding sequence TTGAATAATAAAAATCAAAATGCGAGTAAAAAAATGAGTAAAAAACTTCCTAAATTCAAAAGCAATGCATTTTTAGCACCAATGGCGGGGGTTACCGATGTAGCATTTAGAACACTTTGTAGAAAAATGGGTTGTGGTCTTGCCGTAACTGAAATGATTTCTGCAAATGCACTTTCACGCATGAACAAGACAACCATGCAAATGATAGATACGCAAAAAGAAGAAACGCCACGATGCATCCAATTATTTGGACAAAATGTTGAAACACTAGTTAAATCTGCAAAATATTGTGAAGATAAATGTGAAATAATTGATTTGAATTTTGGGTGTCCTGCAAGTAAAATAATAAAACAAGGCGCAGGAAGTGCACTTATGGAACGACCTGCTAAAGTTTTAGAAATTGTAAAAGCAGTAAGCAAATCTGTTAATATTCCCGTAAGTTGTAAAATAAGAAGCGGAATAAGTACCCGAAAAATAAATTGCATAGAAATTGCCAAAGCGTGCGAAGAAGGCGGCGCTCAAATGATTATTGTTCATCCCAGAACACAAAAACAAGGATATAGTGGAAGATCAAATTGGGAGTTAATCAAAAAAGTTAAAGATGAAGTTAATTCAGATATTGTCGTTGTTGGAAACGGAGATGTTGCAACACTTTCCGATTATGAACTAATGAAAAAAGAAACAAACTGTGATCATGTTATGATTGGAAGGGGAGCCATGGGCAATCCATTCATATTTAGCAAAATAAAATTAAAAAAAGGATTTGAAGTTAGTTCAAAATTAAAATATGATGCATTCACAAAATATGTCACTTTAGCAAATAAATTCGGCATAGGAATTAATTCAATAAAATTACACGCACAATCATTTACTAAAGGCGAAAAAAAATCAGGAAGAGTGCGACTTGCCATAAGCAAATCACAAAAAATAGAAAAAATAGAAAAACTCATGGAAGAATTTTTTGATGAATAA